Proteins from one Marinitoga sp. 1197 genomic window:
- a CDS encoding MutS-related protein, producing the protein MVELDYLFQKLEIITPLGKDLLKNLKFLIDKDSIECELDKIEETIEKINKEKEKIEKIKHNLMYIKDIKRTIERINSEYILDDIELYEIKNFSIYYEKIRKEATFSYLKMPDLKEVIKILDPDNTNLPTFYIYDSYSTELKEVRKQRKKANDKEKEKLYIKEIEIENKIREKLTNKLKKYKEALKQALDDIGELDFVIAKSQQAIEYKLTRPELSNQICINGLYNPLIKDRLKNRKYQPINIKLKKGVTLITGANMTGKTVILRTIALAQYLLQYGFYIPANFAKMKIINKIFLISGDYQSTLNGLSSYAAEMLKLNEILKYIKEKNNAMILLDELARNTNPHEGKLIVKSVIQILNKHNSITLITTHFNNVADKNIRKLRIKGIKKEKLKSNITPENITEIIDYSLIEENEEIVPEEALTIAKLLKIDEELIKTIEKLKKEETLNE; encoded by the coding sequence ATGGTTGAATTAGATTATTTATTTCAAAAATTAGAAATAATAACACCGTTAGGAAAAGATTTATTAAAAAATTTAAAATTTCTCATAGATAAAGATAGTATAGAATGTGAATTAGACAAAATAGAAGAAACAATAGAGAAAATAAATAAAGAAAAAGAAAAAATAGAAAAAATAAAACATAATTTAATGTATATAAAAGATATAAAAAGAACTATAGAAAGAATAAACAGTGAATATATATTAGATGATATAGAACTATATGAAATAAAAAATTTTTCAATATATTATGAAAAAATAAGAAAAGAAGCAACATTTTCATATCTAAAAATGCCCGATCTTAAAGAAGTTATAAAAATCCTTGATCCAGATAACACAAATTTACCAACATTTTATATATATGATTCATATTCAACAGAACTAAAAGAAGTAAGAAAGCAAAGAAAAAAAGCAAACGACAAAGAAAAAGAAAAATTATACATAAAAGAAATTGAAATTGAGAACAAAATAAGAGAAAAACTAACAAATAAATTAAAAAAATATAAAGAAGCATTAAAACAGGCATTAGATGACATAGGAGAACTTGATTTTGTAATAGCAAAATCACAGCAGGCTATAGAATATAAATTAACCAGACCTGAATTATCAAATCAAATATGTATTAATGGATTATATAATCCATTAATAAAAGATAGATTAAAAAACAGGAAATATCAACCAATAAATATAAAATTAAAAAAAGGTGTTACATTAATAACTGGAGCAAATATGACAGGTAAAACAGTGATATTAAGGACAATTGCATTAGCTCAATATCTTTTGCAATATGGGTTCTATATTCCAGCAAATTTCGCTAAAATGAAAATAATAAACAAAATATTTCTTATATCAGGTGATTATCAATCAACGCTAAACGGATTATCATCATACGCAGCTGAAATGTTAAAACTAAATGAAATATTAAAGTATATAAAAGAAAAAAATAATGCAATGATATTACTTGATGAATTAGCCCGAAATACCAATCCACATGAAGGAAAACTAATAGTAAAAAGTGTAATTCAAATACTTAATAAACATAATTCAATAACATTAATAACAACGCATTTTAATAACGTGGCCGATAAAAATATAAGAAAATTACGAATAAAAGGAATAAAAAAAGAAAAATTAAAAAGCAATATAACTCCAGAAAACATAACGGAAATAATAGATTATTCATTAATTGAAGAAAATGAGGAAATTGTTCCAGAAGAAGCATTAACGATAGCAAAACTGTTAAAAATAGATGAAGAGTTAATAAAAACAATTGAAAAGTTAAAAAAGGAGGAAACACTTAATGAGTAA